A genomic window from Dechloromonas sp. A34 includes:
- a CDS encoding YiiX/YebB-like N1pC/P60 family cysteine hydrolase has product MSGASALADEVRSPSPAAAASHVCSGEMRSTYAQADMANRVKAYQVLTEEALSLREQAIAFLHELKDKDSRGEPLSGGDLKHLNQGAAALFAQRRSLLAAAAEYECWLDDPVPADPAAARAQATGIAMSLSAALILYDNYLTVVGLYRATPFLRQHLNRKDAGFAIPPGELNRISVSFSSAINRARVRRGLNWHGTYGRILSESDNQGERYLAALIEQSPSLNMVRRLRPIGYAENLMGFFGVLSIDTLNQLKNEGINFSSMVFGNAVGLVETRRGKLDGNPQLVEKVVGTLRAGDILLEKTPFRLTDAFIPGHWGHAAVWVGNERELRELGIWEHPVVRPHQARIRDGRGVIEALRAGVKMNTLTHFLNVDDLAVLRREAANPEQQVEVILQALRQVGKAYDFNFDVESTDRIVCSELVYHAYGDIRWPTARHLGRATVSPDNIAVLATGDGPLSVSLLYHDGREVAADSRRYISALVKPEVVKVARGG; this is encoded by the coding sequence ATGTCGGGGGCGTCCGCGCTGGCCGACGAAGTTCGGAGTCCTTCTCCCGCCGCAGCGGCGAGCCATGTCTGTTCCGGGGAAATGCGCAGCACCTATGCGCAGGCCGATATGGCGAACCGGGTCAAGGCCTACCAGGTGCTGACCGAAGAGGCGCTGAGCCTGCGCGAACAGGCCATCGCCTTTTTGCACGAACTCAAGGACAAGGACAGTCGCGGGGAGCCGCTCTCGGGTGGCGATCTGAAACACCTGAACCAGGGGGCGGCCGCGCTGTTCGCCCAGCGCCGGTCGCTGCTGGCGGCCGCTGCCGAATACGAGTGCTGGCTCGACGACCCGGTACCCGCCGATCCGGCGGCAGCTCGCGCCCAGGCCACCGGCATTGCGATGTCGCTGTCGGCCGCCCTGATTCTCTATGACAACTATTTGACCGTGGTCGGCCTCTACCGGGCGACGCCATTCCTGCGCCAGCATTTGAACCGCAAGGACGCGGGCTTTGCCATTCCGCCGGGCGAGTTGAATCGAATTTCCGTCTCCTTCAGTTCGGCGATCAATCGCGCCCGCGTGCGTCGCGGTTTGAACTGGCACGGCACCTACGGGCGCATCCTGAGCGAGTCGGACAATCAGGGCGAGCGCTACCTGGCCGCCCTGATCGAGCAGAGTCCTTCACTCAACATGGTGCGTCGCCTGCGGCCGATCGGCTATGCCGAGAATCTGATGGGGTTTTTCGGTGTGCTCTCGATCGATACCCTGAATCAACTGAAGAACGAGGGCATCAATTTTTCCAGCATGGTGTTTGGCAATGCGGTCGGCCTGGTCGAAACCCGCCGCGGCAAGCTGGATGGCAATCCGCAGCTGGTCGAGAAGGTCGTCGGCACCCTGCGGGCCGGCGACATCCTGCTCGAGAAGACGCCGTTTCGGCTGACCGATGCCTTCATTCCCGGGCATTGGGGTCATGCCGCCGTCTGGGTGGGCAATGAGCGCGAATTGCGCGAGCTGGGCATCTGGGAGCATCCCGTCGTCCGGCCGCATCAGGCGCGCATTCGCGATGGCCGCGGGGTGATTGAGGCGCTGCGCGCCGGGGTCAAGATGAACACCCTGACGCACTTTCTGAATGTCGACGATCTGGCCGTGCTGCGCCGCGAGGCGGCCAATCCGGAGCAGCAGGTCGAGGTCATCCTGCAGGCCTTGCGCCAGGTCGGCAAGGCCTACGATTTCAATTTCGATGTCGAATCGACCGACCGCATCGTCTGCTCGGAACTGGTTTATCACGCCTACGGCGATATCCGCTGGCCGACGGCGCGCCATCTCGGACGGGCGACGGTCAGCCCGGACAACATCGCGGTGCTGGCGACCGGCGATGGCCCGTTGAGCGTATCGCTGCTCTATCACGATGGCCGCGAGGTGGCGGCCGATTCGCGCCGCTACATCTCGGCGCTGGTCAAGCCCGAAGTGGTCAAGGTCGCGCGCGGCGGATAG
- a CDS encoding apolipoprotein N-acyltransferase yields the protein MNICYEDVFGEEIIRALPRAGILANISNTAWFGRSLAQPQHLQIARLRAIETGRPMLRATNTGMTAVIAADGSLQASLPPFTQGVLKAEIRAHQGMTPYARFGNWPALGLIALLILVAIRRARP from the coding sequence GTGAACATCTGTTACGAGGACGTTTTCGGCGAGGAAATCATTCGTGCCCTGCCCCGCGCCGGAATTCTCGCCAACATCTCGAATACTGCCTGGTTCGGCCGTTCTCTGGCCCAGCCGCAGCACCTGCAGATTGCCCGCCTGCGCGCCATTGAAACCGGCCGCCCGATGTTGCGGGCGACCAATACCGGGATGACCGCCGTCATCGCCGCCGACGGCTCGCTGCAGGCCAGCCTGCCGCCCTTCACCCAGGGCGTCCTGAAAGCCGAGATCCGCGCCCATCAGGGTATGACGCCCTATGCCCGCTTCGGCAACTGGCCGGCGCTCGGGCTGATCGCCCTGCTGATCCTGGTCGCTATCCGCCGCGCGCGACCTTGA
- a CDS encoding nitrilase-related carbon-nitrogen hydrolase has protein sequence MKFRPETFIRTLDLYRELVEANPAQLTVLPETAIPAFFDQLPPVYINALKAAAQAHGGDLILGTLTGDGERYWNSAVSLGSSPLQVYSKTHLVPFGEIIPPGFSWFMNLASIPMSAFSRGPDVQARLPWPASRWR, from the coding sequence ATGAAATTCCGCCCGGAGACCTTCATCCGCACGCTGGATCTTTACCGCGAACTGGTCGAAGCGAATCCGGCGCAGCTCACCGTGCTGCCGGAAACCGCGATCCCGGCCTTTTTCGACCAGTTGCCACCGGTCTACATCAATGCCTTGAAAGCCGCGGCCCAGGCGCATGGCGGCGACCTCATCCTCGGCACGCTGACCGGCGACGGCGAGCGCTACTGGAACAGCGCGGTCAGCCTCGGCAGCTCGCCGCTCCAGGTTTACAGCAAGACCCACCTGGTGCCGTTCGGCGAAATCATTCCGCCCGGCTTCTCGTGGTTCATGAATCTGGCCAGCATCCCGATGTCGGCGTTTTCGCGCGGCCCGGATGTGCAGGCCCGCTTGCCGTGGCCGGCCAGCAGGTGGCGGTGA
- a CDS encoding HlyC/CorC family transporter has protein sequence MDSESKPSFIERLTSLLLREPEDREQLLEILHSAYERNLMDADALTIIEGALAASDTRVTDVMIPRAQMDVIDIDDPMSEILPFVIEAAHSRFPVVDGDRDNVLGILLAKDLLRIHTEKSFELRDWLRPAVFIPESKRLNVLLREFRVSRNHMAIVVNEYGGVAGLVTIEDVLEQIVGDIEDEYDFDEAHDNIRQDSTGRYRVKARTEIEDFNEAFTTKFSDDEFDTVGGLILRHLGRVPKRNEVVDIDGVRFQVLRADSRRLYTLLVSPLTKPEGAEETAV, from the coding sequence ATGGACAGTGAGAGTAAACCGAGTTTCATCGAACGGCTGACGTCCCTACTGCTGCGCGAGCCTGAAGACCGCGAGCAACTGCTTGAAATCCTGCACTCGGCCTACGAGCGCAACCTGATGGACGCCGATGCGCTGACCATCATCGAAGGGGCGCTCGCCGCCTCCGACACCCGCGTCACCGACGTGATGATTCCGCGGGCCCAGATGGATGTCATCGACATCGACGACCCGATGAGCGAGATCCTGCCCTTCGTCATCGAAGCCGCCCACTCGCGTTTTCCGGTGGTCGACGGCGACCGCGACAATGTCCTCGGCATCCTGCTCGCCAAGGATCTGCTGCGCATTCACACCGAAAAGAGTTTCGAACTGCGCGACTGGCTGCGGCCGGCCGTCTTCATCCCGGAATCGAAGCGCCTCAATGTGCTGCTCCGCGAATTCCGCGTTTCGCGCAACCACATGGCGATCGTCGTCAATGAATACGGCGGCGTTGCCGGCCTGGTCACCATCGAAGACGTGCTCGAACAGATCGTCGGCGACATCGAGGACGAATACGACTTCGACGAGGCCCACGACAACATCCGCCAAGATTCGACCGGCCGTTACCGCGTCAAGGCGCGCACCGAAATCGAGGACTTCAACGAAGCCTTCACCACGAAATTTTCCGACGACGAATTCGATACCGTCGGCGGCCTGATTCTGCGCCACCTCGGTCGCGTGCCGAAGCGCAACGAAGTCGTCGATATCGACGGCGTCCGCTTCCAGGTCCTGCGCGCCGACAGCCGCCGCCTGTACACCCTGCTCGTTTCGCCCCTCACCAAGCCCGAAGGTGCTGAAGAGACTGCTGTCTAG
- the ybeY gene encoding rRNA maturation RNase YbeY, with amino-acid sequence MRWARAALVGGGEIAIRLVEADEGQALNKEYRGKDYATNVLSFPYDSEPVVMGDLVICPSVVAREANEQNKPLAAHYAHLTVHGMLHLQGWDHDNDEDAEAMENEEREILAALGYPDPYLGNPAE; translated from the coding sequence GTGCGCTGGGCCCGCGCCGCGCTGGTCGGCGGCGGCGAGATCGCCATCCGCTTGGTCGAGGCCGACGAAGGCCAGGCGCTGAACAAGGAGTATCGCGGCAAGGACTACGCAACCAACGTGCTGTCCTTTCCCTACGATAGCGAACCGGTCGTGATGGGCGATCTGGTGATCTGCCCGAGCGTCGTGGCGCGCGAGGCGAACGAACAGAACAAGCCGCTGGCGGCGCATTACGCCCACCTGACGGTGCATGGTATGCTGCATTTGCAAGGCTGGGATCATGACAACGACGAAGATGCCGAAGCCATGGAAAATGAAGAAAGGGAGATTCTTGCCGCACTCGGTTACCCCGACCCTTATTTGGGCAACCCTGCGGAATAG
- a CDS encoding PhoH family protein: MSSAKTRPAPKSKPVDISLAPVDNTLLANLCGPLDENIRQIETGFDVIIRRRNERFSIVGEKAQLTADAIRHFYGMAHQSLSVDEIQLGLIELTNAPVRRISPGGITDGPQLVTRKTELHGRTPRQVAYLKAIQEHDITFGIGPAGTGKTYLAVASAVDAFERDTVERIILTRPAVEAGERLGFLPGDLTQKIDPYLRPLYDALYDLMGHDRVSKLYEKHAIEIAPLAFMRGRTLNHAFIILDEAQNTTPEQMKMFLTRIGIGAKAVVTGDLTQVDLPKGQKSGLREARDILKDVRGLAFTEFQKEDVVRHPLVARIVAAYESHTKQTP; this comes from the coding sequence TTGTCATCCGCGAAGACTAGGCCCGCGCCGAAGAGCAAACCGGTCGATATCTCGCTGGCGCCGGTCGACAACACGCTGCTCGCCAATCTCTGCGGCCCGCTCGACGAGAACATCCGGCAGATCGAAACCGGCTTCGATGTCATCATCCGCCGCCGCAACGAGCGCTTCTCGATCGTCGGTGAAAAAGCCCAGCTGACGGCCGATGCCATTCGTCACTTCTACGGCATGGCGCATCAGTCGCTGTCGGTCGATGAAATCCAGCTCGGCCTGATCGAACTGACCAATGCCCCGGTCCGCCGCATCTCGCCGGGCGGCATTACCGACGGCCCGCAACTGGTTACCCGCAAGACCGAACTGCACGGCCGCACGCCGCGCCAGGTGGCCTACCTGAAGGCGATCCAGGAACACGACATCACCTTCGGCATCGGCCCGGCCGGTACCGGCAAGACCTATCTCGCGGTGGCCAGCGCGGTCGATGCCTTCGAGCGCGACACGGTCGAACGCATCATCCTGACCCGCCCCGCGGTCGAAGCCGGCGAGCGCCTCGGTTTCCTGCCCGGCGACTTGACCCAGAAGATCGATCCTTACCTGCGCCCGCTCTACGACGCCCTGTACGATCTGATGGGCCACGACCGGGTCAGCAAGCTCTACGAAAAGCACGCCATCGAGATCGCGCCCCTGGCCTTCATGCGCGGCCGGACGCTGAACCACGCCTTCATCATCCTCGACGAAGCGCAGAACACGACGCCCGAGCAGATGAAGATGTTCCTAACCCGCATCGGCATCGGCGCCAAGGCTGTGGTCACCGGCGACCTGACCCAGGTCGACCTGCCCAAGGGGCAAAAGAGCGGCCTGCGCGAAGCGCGCGACATCCTCAAGGATGTGCGCGGCCTGGCCTTTACCGAATTCCAAAAAGAAGACGTCGTGCGCCACCCGCTGGTCGCCCGCATCGTCGCCGCCTATGAATCCCACACCAAGCAAACGCCTTAA
- the miaB gene encoding tRNA (N6-isopentenyl adenosine(37)-C2)-methylthiotransferase MiaB, with product MPKKLFIRTFGCQMNEYDSDKMADVLNASETIVRTENPEEADIILFNTCSVREKAQEKVFHDLGRVRHLKQLNPNLVIGVGGCVASQEGDAIVARAPYVDIVFGPQTLHRLPQLIAERKAKGKAAVDVSFPEIEKFDAMPPAEVKGASAFVSIMEGCSKFCTFCIVPYTRGGEVSRPFEDVLTEVAGLAANGVVEVTLLGQNVNAYRGDMPGTDEKADLAMLIEYIAEVPGVERIRYTTSHPREMSQRLIDTYATVPKLVSHLHLPVQAGSDRVLAAMKRGYTTLEYKSIIRKLRAARPDISLSTDFIVGFPGESDDDFEKTMKLIDEVGFDNSFSFVYSPRPGTPALELDDSTPAAVKSARLSRLQKRIDEQAQVISQAMVGSVQRVLVEGTSKKDVHELAGRTDNNRIVNFVGNPRLINTFVDVRITSALAHSLRGEIVIRED from the coding sequence ATGCCCAAGAAATTATTCATCCGCACTTTCGGGTGCCAGATGAATGAGTACGATTCGGACAAGATGGCCGATGTGCTCAATGCTTCCGAAACAATTGTCAGGACCGAGAACCCCGAAGAGGCCGACATCATCCTGTTCAATACCTGCTCGGTGCGCGAAAAGGCGCAGGAGAAGGTCTTCCACGATCTGGGCCGGGTCCGGCACCTGAAACAACTGAATCCCAATCTGGTGATCGGCGTCGGCGGTTGCGTCGCCAGCCAGGAAGGCGATGCCATCGTCGCCCGCGCCCCTTACGTCGATATCGTCTTCGGCCCGCAGACCCTGCATCGCCTGCCGCAACTAATTGCCGAGCGCAAAGCCAAGGGCAAGGCTGCGGTCGACGTCTCCTTCCCGGAAATCGAGAAGTTCGACGCCATGCCGCCGGCCGAAGTCAAAGGTGCCTCGGCGTTCGTCTCGATCATGGAAGGCTGCTCCAAGTTCTGCACATTCTGCATCGTGCCCTACACCCGCGGCGGCGAAGTGTCGCGGCCGTTCGAGGACGTGCTGACCGAAGTCGCCGGCCTGGCCGCCAATGGCGTCGTCGAGGTCACGCTGCTCGGCCAGAACGTCAATGCCTATCGCGGCGACATGCCGGGCACCGACGAGAAGGCTGACCTGGCGATGTTGATCGAGTACATCGCCGAAGTTCCCGGCGTCGAGCGCATCCGCTACACGACCTCGCATCCGCGCGAAATGTCGCAGCGCCTGATCGATACCTACGCCACGGTGCCGAAGCTGGTCTCGCATCTGCACCTGCCGGTCCAGGCCGGCTCCGACCGCGTGCTGGCGGCGATGAAGCGCGGCTACACGACGCTCGAATACAAGTCGATCATCCGCAAGCTGCGCGCGGCGCGGCCCGACATTTCGCTGTCCACGGACTTCATCGTCGGCTTCCCCGGCGAAAGCGACGACGATTTCGAAAAGACCATGAAGCTGATCGACGAGGTCGGCTTCGACAACTCGTTCTCCTTCGTCTATAGCCCGCGGCCGGGCACGCCGGCCCTGGAACTCGACGATTCGACGCCGGCCGCCGTCAAATCGGCCCGCCTGAGCCGCCTGCAAAAGCGCATCGACGAACAGGCCCAGGTGATCAGCCAGGCCATGGTCGGAAGCGTCCAGCGCGTACTGGTCGAGGGCACCTCGAAGAAGGATGTGCACGAACTGGCCGGACGCACCGACAACAACCGCATCGTCAACTTTGTTGGCAACCCGCGGCTGATCAACACCTTCGTCGATGTCCGCATCACATCGGCACTGGCCCATAGCCTGAGGGGCGAGATTGTCATCCGCGAAGACTAG
- a CDS encoding IS3 family transposase (programmed frameshift), protein MIVTGNPIIGFLQQAEVGIPIKELCRQHGFSDASFYNWRAKFGGMTVPDAKRLKELEAENGKLKRLLAESILDAEALKAALGPKTLSPRQKREVVMVMQESTAISERRACLLVGLSRTVLHYESKVQPENEQLQARLVELAGERRRFGYRRLHALVRREGVQANHKRIYRLYSDAGLSVRRRKKRHGVAVERQALELPSSPNQVWSMDFVSDALANGRRIKVLTIVDDFSKEAIDLAVDFGISGHYVTRVLDQAARFRGYPKAIRTDQGPEFTGKALDQWAYQHGVQLKLIQAGKPTQNAFIESFNGRFRDECLNDHWFTSLPQARILIAAWRRDYNQHRPHSSLDYLTPAEFAAKHRSSDPDDSVGKGCL, encoded by the exons TTGATCGTGACAGGCAACCCGATCATCGGCTTTTTGCAGCAGGCAGAAGTTGGCATACCGATCAAGGAACTGTGTCGGCAGCATGGCTTCAGTGATGCCTCGTTCTACAACTGGCGAGCGAAGTTTGGCGGCATGACGGTTCCGGACGCCAAGCGCCTGAAAGAGCTGGAAGCCGAGAACGGCAAGCTCAAGCGGCTACTGGCGGAATCGATCCTCGATGCCGAGGCACTCAAGGCCGCTTTAGGCC CGAAAACGCTGAGCCCCCGGCAAAAGCGTGAGGTAGTCATGGTGATGCAGGAATCGACAGCGATTTCCGAGCGCCGTGCCTGCCTGCTGGTGGGTTTATCGCGCACGGTCCTGCATTACGAATCGAAAGTGCAGCCAGAGAACGAGCAATTACAGGCAAGGCTGGTTGAACTGGCCGGCGAGCGCCGCCGGTTCGGCTATCGCCGTCTGCATGCCTTGGTTCGCCGTGAGGGGGTTCAGGCCAATCACAAGCGTATCTATCGCCTCTACAGCGATGCCGGGCTGTCGGTTCGGCGCCGCAAGAAGCGACATGGTGTAGCCGTTGAGCGGCAGGCGCTGGAATTGCCGTCCTCACCGAACCAGGTCTGGTCGATGGATTTTGTCAGTGACGCATTGGCCAATGGCCGCCGGATCAAGGTGCTGACCATCGTCGATGACTTCAGCAAGGAGGCCATCGATCTCGCCGTTGATTTCGGAATATCAGGACATTACGTGACCCGTGTGCTCGATCAGGCGGCTCGTTTCAGGGGCTATCCCAAGGCGATCCGGACTGACCAGGGGCCAGAATTCACTGGCAAGGCATTAGACCAATGGGCCTACCAGCACGGCGTGCAGCTCAAGCTGATCCAGGCGGGCAAACCGACGCAGAATGCGTTCATCGAGAGCTTCAATGGCCGGTTCCGGGATGAGTGCCTGAACGACCATTGGTTTACGAGCCTGCCCCAGGCTCGTATCCTGATTGCCGCTTGGCGCCGAGACTACAACCAGCATCGGCCGCATAGCTCACTGGACTACCTGACGCCGGCAGAGTTTGCGGCCAAGCATCGATCCAGTGATCCCGATGATTCTGTCGGGAAAGGATGTCTTTAG
- the gstA gene encoding glutathione transferase GstA, with protein sequence MKLFLKAGACSLSPHIVLEESGLPYETEAVDLKTKVTASGADYWAINPKGYVPALQLDSGEVLTEGPAIVQYLADQVPEKKLAPANGTLERYRLQSWLTFIGTELHRSFSPFFNPASSDDWKAAALGNLERRLDYVNTQLAGKSYLLGENFSVADAYLFTVLNWTKFVKLDLARWPNVAVYHARVGARPAVQAALKSEGLA encoded by the coding sequence ATGAAACTATTTCTGAAAGCCGGCGCTTGTTCCCTGTCGCCGCACATCGTGCTCGAAGAGTCCGGCCTGCCCTACGAAACCGAAGCCGTCGATCTCAAGACCAAGGTCACGGCCAGCGGCGCCGACTACTGGGCAATCAATCCCAAGGGTTATGTGCCCGCCCTGCAACTGGACAGCGGCGAGGTGCTGACCGAAGGGCCGGCCATCGTCCAGTATCTGGCCGATCAGGTGCCGGAAAAGAAACTGGCCCCGGCCAACGGCACGCTGGAACGCTATCGTCTGCAAAGCTGGCTGACCTTCATTGGCACCGAGCTGCACCGCTCCTTCAGCCCCTTCTTCAATCCCGCCAGCAGCGACGACTGGAAGGCTGCCGCCTTGGGCAACCTGGAGCGCCGCCTGGACTACGTAAATACCCAGCTGGCCGGCAAATCATACCTGCTCGGTGAAAACTTCAGCGTCGCCGACGCCTATCTGTTCACCGTCCTGAACTGGACAAAATTCGTCAAGCTCGATCTCGCCCGCTGGCCCAACGTGGCCGTCTATCACGCCCGCGTCGGAGCCCGGCCGGCCGTACAGGCTGCACTGAAAAGTGAAGGCCTGGCCTGA
- the ahpC gene encoding alkyl hydroperoxide reductase subunit C, translating to MSIINSQIKPFKATAFHNGKFVPVSEADLKGKWSVFFFYPADFTFVCPTELGDMADVYPEFKKIGVEVYSVSTDTHFTHKAWHDTSDTIKKITYPMIGDPTGAITRNFDVMIEEEGLALRGTFVVNPEGEIKVAEIHDLGIGRDASELLRKIKAAQYVASHPGEVCPAKWQEGDATLAPSLDLVGKI from the coding sequence ATGTCGATCATCAATTCCCAAATCAAACCGTTCAAGGCAACCGCTTTTCACAACGGCAAGTTCGTTCCCGTTTCCGAAGCCGACCTCAAGGGCAAGTGGTCCGTCTTCTTCTTCTACCCCGCCGACTTCACCTTCGTTTGCCCCACCGAACTCGGCGACATGGCCGACGTCTATCCGGAGTTCAAGAAAATCGGTGTCGAGGTGTACTCCGTGTCGACCGACACCCACTTCACCCACAAGGCCTGGCACGACACCTCCGACACCATCAAGAAGATCACCTACCCGATGATCGGCGACCCGACCGGCGCCATCACCCGCAACTTCGACGTGATGATCGAGGAAGAAGGCCTGGCCCTGCGCGGCACCTTCGTGGTCAATCCTGAAGGCGAAATCAAGGTCGCCGAGATTCACGACCTGGGCATCGGCCGCGACGCTTCCGAACTGCTGCGCAAGATCAAGGCAGCCCAGTACGTAGCCTCCCACCCCGGTGAAGTCTGCCCGGCCAAGTGGCAGGAAGGCGACGCCACCCTGGCCCCGTCGCTGGACCTGGTCGGCAAGATCTAA
- a CDS encoding chaperone NapD, with protein MNISSAILYIAPARLEEACAALLQLPGVEIHARTPEGKVVVTLEDDDTNSAADSYVALHGLPGVASVAMVYQYSGDESDTEEVEA; from the coding sequence ATGAATATCTCCAGTGCCATTTTGTACATAGCTCCAGCACGCCTCGAGGAGGCCTGTGCCGCGTTGCTCCAGTTGCCGGGGGTGGAGATTCATGCCCGTACCCCGGAAGGTAAGGTGGTCGTCACGCTGGAAGACGACGATACGAATTCGGCTGCGGACAGTTACGTGGCTTTGCATGGTCTTCCCGGCGTCGCATCGGTAGCCATGGTTTATCAATATAGCGGCGACGAGTCAGATACCGAGGAGGTAGAGGCGTGA